The Gordonia sp. KTR9 genome contains a region encoding:
- a CDS encoding DUF4194 domain-containing protein, with translation MTSLPPEVDADSSLPEVPGDDPLLPEVRAKRASKGPDTDPLPPEVRAQRATKGAPETDEFAGFDDLPTVANRAASHTPDAPRFDGDVSELPDRACWALQNLLTRRYISGDRQPQLWSWVSEYQDALRGRLSELDLRLRIVDELQVAFVEQAGYDSRWGRKILKRETIHTYDAILALHLAKYVRAARDESVLITREEIHELFAGVTNTIDRDLALFDKRIERALDKMEELEFLRKQRDDADTFIVSPVISAVMTASVITDLQRQFEQFIGSGDTGEVPPEDLADEPAERDDDAADLDNAYGDDEGDDW, from the coding sequence ATGACATCTTTGCCCCCTGAGGTGGACGCCGACTCTTCGCTCCCTGAGGTGCCAGGGGACGACCCTCTGCTCCCTGAGGTGCGAGCGAAGCGAGCCTCGAAGGGTCCCGACACCGACCCTCTGCCCCCTGAGGTGCGAGCGCAGCGAGCCACGAAGGGCGCCCCAGAGACCGACGAATTCGCCGGCTTCGACGACCTGCCCACCGTCGCGAACCGCGCGGCGTCGCACACGCCGGACGCACCGCGCTTCGACGGCGACGTCAGCGAGCTGCCCGACCGCGCGTGCTGGGCGCTGCAGAACCTGTTGACCCGCCGCTACATCAGCGGTGACCGGCAACCGCAGCTGTGGTCGTGGGTCTCCGAGTACCAGGACGCCCTGCGCGGCCGCCTCTCCGAACTCGACCTCCGGCTGCGGATCGTCGACGAGCTGCAGGTCGCCTTCGTCGAGCAGGCCGGTTACGACTCCCGCTGGGGCCGAAAGATCCTCAAGCGCGAGACGATTCACACCTACGACGCGATCTTGGCGCTGCACCTGGCCAAGTACGTGCGCGCCGCCCGCGATGAGTCCGTCCTGATCACCCGCGAGGAGATTCACGAGCTGTTCGCCGGCGTCACCAACACCATCGACCGCGACCTCGCGCTCTTCGACAAGCGCATCGAACGCGCGCTCGACAAGATGGAGGAGCTCGAGTTCCTGCGCAAGCAGCGCGACGATGCCGACACCTTCATCGTCAGCCCGGTGATCTCCGCGGTGATGACGGCGTCGGTGATCACCGACCTACAGCGGCAATTCGAGCAGTTCATCGGATCCGGTGACACCGGGGAAGTGCCGCCGGAGGACCTCGCCGACGAGCCGGCCGAGCGCGACGACGACGCGGCCGATCTCGACAACGCCTACGGAGACGACGAAGGAGACGACTGGTGA
- a CDS encoding ATP-binding protein: protein MSGQVDQYHLSRLQLINWGVFDGYHSIPFSPNGSLITGSSGSGKSSLLDAISLAFLPDHRRNFNASGDATAAGSSSGKRTVGKYVRGAWGERRDGTNAHREIMYLRGTGPAWAAISVTYTSSSGEAITGLVLKWLAAGKMTDAHSSYFIYDGDADIVEACNEWAANNYNSAKFRDRGWRGGPGEGKYLSTLYSLIGIRGSDAAQQLLGKAKSLKSVGGLAQFVREFMLDAPTSIVGIADALDQIDPLVEARELLDVARRKRTILGNIEEVHERYAGEAATFSVLDTIDNTTIRSYVNNLRIRNAEPEVADLDDQITRLDGDLAALTTQHDQLRQDHSLLLSRIATSTGDLAPLREQLGGAQKLSTEVTARRNAYEDKVSALGFTPPTRAEGFWLLREELQEEATKIDGQLDAGRAHYAEALASEVAARTRRDAAMEELGRVENAGSALPRTEHEMRRVIAHGLQIDESELKYVAELVELDPDEERWRLAVEKVLRNVGLRLLVPDKHFRAALRFVNSHDMRGRIQLHQADSRPMPVLEPGTLASKLRPVDASHPGAAEAMTVLSKLGSHMCVDSPGEFSQYAKAVTDQGLRKDSAKLAVKDDRQQLRRSQYIFVGDVASKIAALRDELDYEERAFEDARQDCAELDRERSAKEKRRDAYRRVCEQFTQWNEIDVDSVDDRVDQLTDQYDLLIEENPDVEALQRKAEDLWEQVRNAISQAALVKDKIARQDSRRTQLLDLIDRLKPEDVPAQAEKTLDGFREDLSATLDVLNPEPYRQEIVKAASRERDRMRSDARRSRDELARILDTYDEEFPDAIPNDSDDFDERLHDYVAVCRRIDERELPAAYERMRRLITEQAPGAILGLHMAADAEERRIVEQIERVNTGLGAVAFNRGTRLRLRPGRKKLAAVEELTEKARQISNRATAVSFGDEQAILEQYSDILLLRERLAGNTPEDRQWTRDALDVRNRFDFYCEEHDAESGETIRTYSNAGDNSGGEQEKLMAFCLAGALSFNLASPHGNDNRPIFAQLMLDEAFSKSDPQFAQQALSAFRKFGFQLIIVATVQNTSTIQPYVDNVVMVSKTEAGPELRPIATATSTGIKAFSELRRSGSQLPV, encoded by the coding sequence GTGAGCGGGCAGGTCGACCAGTACCACCTGTCCCGGTTGCAGCTGATCAACTGGGGCGTGTTCGACGGATATCACTCGATCCCGTTCAGTCCCAACGGTTCTCTGATCACCGGCTCGTCGGGTAGCGGCAAGTCGTCGTTGCTCGACGCCATCTCGCTGGCGTTCCTGCCGGATCATCGGCGCAACTTCAACGCCTCGGGTGATGCGACGGCGGCCGGATCCTCCAGCGGCAAGCGCACGGTGGGCAAGTACGTGCGCGGCGCGTGGGGCGAGCGGCGCGACGGCACCAACGCCCACCGCGAGATCATGTACCTGCGCGGTACCGGCCCGGCGTGGGCGGCCATCTCGGTCACCTATACCTCCAGCTCCGGCGAGGCCATCACCGGCCTCGTCTTGAAATGGCTTGCCGCGGGCAAGATGACAGATGCCCACAGTTCGTATTTCATCTACGACGGCGACGCCGACATCGTCGAGGCCTGCAACGAGTGGGCCGCCAACAACTACAACTCGGCCAAGTTCCGCGACCGCGGCTGGCGCGGCGGACCCGGCGAGGGCAAGTACCTCTCGACGCTGTACTCGCTCATCGGCATCCGCGGCTCCGACGCCGCACAGCAGCTCCTCGGAAAAGCCAAGTCGCTCAAGAGCGTCGGCGGTCTCGCGCAGTTCGTGCGGGAGTTCATGCTCGACGCCCCGACCAGCATCGTCGGGATCGCCGACGCCCTCGACCAGATCGACCCGCTCGTCGAAGCGCGTGAACTGCTCGACGTCGCGCGCCGCAAGCGCACCATCCTCGGCAACATCGAGGAGGTGCACGAGCGGTACGCGGGGGAGGCGGCCACGTTCTCCGTCCTCGACACCATCGACAACACCACCATTCGCAGCTACGTCAACAACCTGCGGATCCGCAACGCGGAGCCCGAGGTTGCCGACCTCGACGACCAGATCACCCGCCTCGACGGTGATCTCGCCGCGCTGACCACCCAGCACGACCAGCTCCGCCAGGACCACAGCCTGCTGCTGTCCCGGATCGCCACCTCCACCGGCGATCTCGCTCCGCTGCGCGAACAGCTCGGTGGCGCACAGAAACTCAGCACCGAGGTCACCGCCCGACGTAACGCGTACGAGGACAAGGTCTCCGCTCTCGGCTTCACCCCGCCCACGCGGGCCGAGGGATTCTGGCTGCTCCGCGAGGAACTTCAGGAGGAGGCCACCAAGATCGACGGCCAGCTCGACGCCGGTCGCGCTCACTATGCCGAGGCGCTGGCCAGCGAGGTCGCTGCTCGTACCCGCCGCGACGCCGCGATGGAGGAACTCGGCCGCGTCGAGAACGCCGGCTCCGCGCTCCCGCGCACCGAGCACGAGATGCGCCGCGTCATCGCCCACGGCCTGCAGATCGACGAGTCCGAGCTGAAGTACGTCGCCGAGCTCGTCGAACTCGATCCCGACGAGGAGCGCTGGCGTCTGGCCGTTGAGAAGGTGTTGCGCAACGTCGGCCTTCGTCTATTGGTGCCCGACAAGCACTTCCGCGCCGCCCTGCGCTTCGTGAACTCGCACGACATGCGCGGCCGGATCCAGCTGCACCAGGCCGATTCTCGCCCAATGCCGGTCCTCGAGCCAGGGACTCTGGCCTCGAAGCTCCGTCCCGTCGATGCCTCGCACCCGGGTGCGGCCGAGGCGATGACCGTCCTGTCGAAGCTGGGCAGCCACATGTGTGTGGACAGTCCTGGCGAGTTTTCCCAGTACGCTAAGGCCGTCACCGACCAGGGGTTGCGTAAGGATTCGGCAAAGCTCGCGGTGAAGGACGACCGCCAGCAGTTGCGCCGGTCGCAGTACATCTTCGTCGGCGACGTCGCGTCGAAGATCGCCGCGCTTCGCGACGAACTCGACTACGAGGAGCGGGCGTTCGAGGATGCCCGTCAGGATTGCGCCGAGCTCGATCGGGAGCGCAGCGCAAAGGAGAAGCGTCGCGACGCGTATCGCCGTGTGTGCGAGCAATTCACGCAGTGGAACGAGATCGACGTCGACTCCGTCGATGACCGCGTCGACCAGCTCACCGATCAGTACGACCTGCTGATCGAGGAAAACCCCGACGTTGAGGCGTTGCAGCGCAAGGCTGAAGACCTGTGGGAGCAGGTGCGCAACGCGATTTCGCAGGCAGCGCTGGTCAAGGACAAGATCGCTCGCCAGGACTCCCGCCGCACCCAGCTCCTGGACCTCATCGACCGGTTGAAGCCCGAAGACGTCCCCGCCCAGGCGGAGAAGACCCTCGACGGGTTCCGCGAGGACCTTTCGGCGACTCTCGACGTGCTCAACCCGGAGCCGTACCGCCAGGAGATCGTCAAGGCCGCGAGCCGTGAGCGCGACCGCATGCGTTCGGATGCTCGACGCTCCCGCGACGAGCTGGCCCGCATCCTCGACACCTACGACGAGGAGTTCCCGGACGCCATCCCCAACGACAGCGACGACTTCGACGAACGCCTTCACGACTACGTCGCCGTCTGCCGCCGAATCGACGAACGCGAGCTGCCCGCCGCCTACGAGCGGATGCGCCGTCTCATCACCGAGCAGGCGCCGGGCGCGATCCTGGGCCTGCACATGGCCGCCGACGCCGAGGAACGACGCATCGTCGAGCAGATCGAGCGCGTCAACACCGGCCTCGGTGCGGTGGCGTTCAACCGCGGCACCCGTCTGCGGCTGCGACCCGGTCGCAAGAAGCTCGCCGCGGTCGAGGAGCTGACCGAGAAGGCCCGCCAGATCTCGAACCGCGCGACGGCGGTGAGCTTCGGCGATGAGCAGGCAATCCTCGAGCAGTACTCCGACATCCTGCTGCTGCGCGAACGTCTCGCCGGCAATACCCCGGAGGACCGCCAGTGGACGCGCGACGCCCTGGACGTGCGCAACCGCTTCGACTTCTACTGCGAGGAACACGACGCCGAGTCGGGGGAGACCATCCGCACCTACTCCAACGCCGGCGACAACTCCGGTGGCGAGCAGGAGAAGCTGATGGCCTTCTGTCTCGCCGGTGCGCTGAGCTTCAACCTGGCCAGCCCGCACGGCAACGACAACCGGCCCATCTTCGCCCAGCTGATGCTCGACGAGGCGTTCTCCAAGTCCGACCCACAGTTCGCACAGCAGGCGCTGTCGGCGTTCCGCAAGTTCGGCTTCCAGCTGATCATCGTCGCCACGGTCCAGAACACCAGCACGATCCAGCCGTACGTCGACAACGTCGTGATGGTGTCGAAGACCGAGGCTGGGCCTGAGCTGCGGCCAATTGCTACCGCTACTTCGACGGGGATTAAGGCGTTCTCGGAGTTGAGGCGGTCGGGGAGTCAGTTGCCCGTCTAG